The segment GTGCTTCTCATCTGTTTGATGCCAACGGAAAGGCCTATGAGAAGCTTCAATGCCCAGCGGAATATAGTGCCGACGAATAGGGTTTAGCTTCCAGATATTTAGATATGAAGGGGCTGCCGGTTTGGCGGCCCCTTTTTTAGTCGCAAACAGATGCCTTTCGGTGCTGAAACCCGAAAAAATTGTTGCAGAAGTTTAACTTGCGGAAAGTCTGGTTTCACAGCGAGAATTGAAATGAATTGTTCAAAAGAACGCAAAATGATCGATTTTGCTTTCGTTTCAACAAAGTTTCTTGCGATACTGGTGCGGTCCTGGAACGTTTGCAATGTCACAGAATACATTGACGCCGGACAGGGGAAGTGCCGTCACGTCAACAGAGAGGTAAAATAATGTCGAAAAAGCATGGCGCACTGCGCGGTTCTCTGCTTGGGCTTACCGCCCTTGCCGGAATGGTGATGCTTGGCCAAACCGCACAGGCCGAAGAACTTCGGTTGCTGACCTGGGGTGGGTACGTGCCAGATGATGTCGTCGCTGAGTTCGAAGCGGAAACAGGTATCGATGTCGAAGTCACCCTCTCAAACAATGAGGAAATGATTTCCAAGCTGCGCGCAACAGGTGGCGGCGGATTTGATCTGGCCCAACCGTCTCAGGACCGCATTGCTAGTGCACAGCTCGAGCACAACATCTACAAGCCGATCGACCTCTCCAAGATTGACGCGTCGCTCTTTATTCCTTCAATGCTTGAGGCAACAAAAGCGAACACCACATTGGATGGTGAAGTGTATGGTGTCCCTCAAATATGGGGCACGGATGGCTTGGTTCTGAACACTGCCGAAGCTTCCACGGTAAAAGATTATATCGACCTTTGCAGTGATGAAGTCGCGGGCAAAGTGTCTTACCGACTTCGCCGCCCAACCCTGATTGCATTTGCATTCTCGATGGGGATGGATCCATTTGCTGCTTATAACGACGAGGCTGCTTATCAGGAGATTCTTGATAAGGTTGAAGCAAAGTTGATTGAGTGCAAGCCGAACGTTAAAACCTATTGGGAAGGCTCTGACTCGCTCCTTAACCTGATTCGTTCAGGTGAAGTCGTGGCTGCCATGGCTTGGGACGCAGGTGGCTGGACGCTCAATAATGATAATCCGGACATGAATTTTGTTGCTCCGTCGTCTGGTGCTTTAGGCTGGGTCGACACCTTTGCCATTCCGCGTAAGGCAGAAAATGAAGAGGCTGCCTACAAGTGGATCAATTTTGTCATGAAACCAGAGATTGCCGCTCGTATCACAGCTGCGTCGAGCTACTATACTGCGTCCAACGGTGCGAGTTCCCTTCTTGATGAAGCTCAGCGTAAACAGTTTGAGACTAGTTTCCCGCAGGAAGCCTTGGACAATATCAACTGGTATCCACCTGTCCCGGCTGGATTGGAAGCTATTGAAGGCAAAACGCTTGACCGTGTGAAAGCCGCGCAGTCGAACTAAGATTTGCTGTTCTGATCCTGTTTGGATCGGATGATATTGTCCCCGGCAGAAGATGCCGGGGACATTGCATTTTTTTCCTTTCTGCGATGACCGGTTTTAGGCGGACATCGGCAATTCATTTCATGCAGGCTCCCATGGCAGATCAATTCGACCTTGAATGTCGCGACGTGGTCAAAAAATTTGATGCTTTTACCGCGGTAGATTCCATTTCACTCGCGATCCCCAAAGGGTCTTTCTTTTCCATTCTGGGTCCCAGCGGTTGCGGTAAAACAACGCTATTGCGCATGCTGGCCGGTTTTCAGGCACCTACATCCGGTGACATTCTGATTAATGGTTCATCGGTGCTGGGTGTCCCGCCAAACCGTCGGCCTGTGAATATGGTTTTCCAGCATCTGGCACTTTTTCCGATGATGAATGTTGCGGAAAACGTGGCATATGGCTTGAAACGTCGCGGTGTTGACCGGTCGACAATCGAGAAGAAGGTCAATGATACGCTGGCACGTGTCGGACTGCCGGAACTCAGGCCCCAAACAGATCGGTCAACTTTCAGGCGGCCAGAAACAGCGTATTGCGATCGCACGCTGTCTTGTTCTGGAACCGGCGGTGCTGCTTCTTGACGAGCCACTCGGTGCTCTGGACCTTAAATTACGAGAGCATATGAAGGTAGAGCTCAAGCAATTGCAGCATGAGATCGGCACGACATTCGTTTACATCACGCATGATCAGTCCGAAGCATTGGTGATGTCCGATCAGGTGGCGGTCATGAATGCCGGCCGATTTGAGCAGGTCGGCGCACCGCAGGACCTTTATTACAATCCGCAGACGGCTTTTGTCGCCGGTTTTGTTGGCGAAAGCAATCGTTGGAAAGGAACGGTCGGCACGACACAAGACGATCAGATTATGATCAATCTGCCGACCGGTGGTTCTGTTGTCGCATCCTGTACGGTTCATCCTGAATTGAGCGAGGGCCAAACGGTTGATGTATTTGTTCGTCCCGAGGCCATTGCAATTGACGGGCAGGGCAAAACCGATAATGCCATCGGAGCAAAGGTTGAGAATGTTCTGTTTAACGGTGCCGCCAGCAGTGTGCAGGTTCGCGATAGCGCAACCGGGCACGAAATGACGGTGGCCTTGCCACAAACCGGCGCATTCGCCAATCTGAAAGTGGGCGATACTGTCAATCTGACGTGGGCTGCGGAACAAACACGCTGTTTTGCCGCGCCTGAAAAACTGGGGACCGCAGCATGACTACCTCCGCGTCAACCGGCAAGGCAGGGGCGATGCGATTTGGTGCCTTGCTGCTTGCCATGCCCTTGCTGCTTTGGCTGTTCCTGCTTGTGATCCTGCCGCATGTGGATCTGCTTCTGGTGTCGTTGCGTGAACGGATTTCATACGGCAAGTACGAATTTAGCCTGATCAACTATATCGAGTTTTTCGTCGAACCGCTTTACTGGAATACCTATGTCCGTACCGCGGTGATGTCGCTTATGGCGACAGCACTGACCCTGATCATCGGTTTTCCGGTTTCTTATTACATTGCCAATGTCATGCGGGGCAAAGGCAAGAATGTTTTGTTCCTTCTATGCCTGATCCCGTTCTGGGTATCGGAGCTGGTGCGTACCTTTGGTTGGATGATCCTCCTACGTGAAAGCGGCGTGATCAGCAATTTCCTGCAATGGACCGGGATCGCGGATGGCCCGGTCGAGATGCTTTACAATGATGCGACCATCATGGTGGGGCTTGTTTATACATCAATGCTGTTCATGGTTGTGCCGCTGGTGTCGGTACTTGATAGCCTTGACGACAGCCTGATCGAAGCCGGATACGACCTTGGCGGCAATGCCTTTACCGTAACCCGCGATATTGTCATTCCGCATGCCATGCCCGGTATTGCGTCCGGTTGCATAGTTGTTTTCATGCTGACACTTGGTAACTACCTGACGCCCAACCTTTTGGGCGGCAAAGATAGCCTTTGGTTCACGGAACAGATTTATACCCAGTTCATCACCCGGTTTAACTGGGAATCGGGATCGGCATTCGGGTTCCTGTTGCTGGTTCTCTCATCCCTGATTGTATGGATCGGCCTGAAACTTAGTCGCCAGACGCTTTCAGAAACCGTGAGCTGAGGAGGCGTTATCATGATTCCAAGTATTCCCCAGCCGCGTTTCTATAAGGGCATCTATACCGGGTATATCGCACTGTTTTTCATCTATCTCAGTGCGCCGCTGATTGTTGTTGGCGTGTTTGCCTTTAACGACAGCCTGTTTCCATCCATGCCTTGGGAAGGAGCCACACTCAAATGGTTCTTTGGCAGCGAGGGGCCATATATAGGCATTTTCAATGATAGCAAACTGCTTGAAAGTGTCGGAGTTTCCGCGTTTGTCGCACTTTGTGTGACATTGCTTTCGGTTACGGTCGGAACCTGTAATGCGTTCCTGTTTGAGCGTGCACAGTTTCCCGGTAAAAACCTTCTTTATGTCGTTGCATTGTCGCCGCTGGTTATTCCGGGGGTCATTCTGGGCATATCCATCCTCGTTTTTTCCAATGCCATTGCAAATGGTGTTGAAGAAACGATTGGGTGGGATCTTGATTTCCTGCGCCCGGGATTGTTTCTGGTGATTATTGGCCAATTTGCTTTCATCACCACGATAACCACACTGGTGATATCCGCACGTCTTCGGAAATTTGATATCAGCCTGGAAGAAGCCGCCCTCAATCTGGGGGCAACACGGCAGGCTGCGCTTTGGACGATTACCATTCCATTCCTGAAACCGGCTTTGGTCGGGGCAGGGATTGTTGCATTCCTGATGTCGTTTGAAAATTTCAATACAACATTGATGCTTGTCGGCTCGGATGCGCCTCTGACCATTGCCATGTTTGACCGGCTCAAACAGGGATCAACCCCGGTACTGAATGCGCTTTCGCTGTTGCTGATGATTGTTTCCGGCGGTTTGGCATTGCTTTCAGTCTTTGTTCAGCGAGACAAGAATACCTCGTAAGCTGGGCAAGGCGACAGCATGAAGCCGTGTTCGCGAATGAACATTGAACGGGCAGTCGAAAGGCTGCCCGTTTTGCACATCAAAGCCAAATCTCTGCACCAGAATATTACAGATGCACGACATCGAAATAATTATGAAAACGGCTGAAATGCTTGAAAAGCATCGAATGAATGGAATCAGCGAGAATCAAGGTCGGTTTCAATAATTGAAAACCTTTGCAAGATGTTCGATTTATGCGATGTTCATATGAACATTTGAAGGGGTCGAATGCACACTAAAAACTAAAAAACGGCAGTTTTATCGGTCATTTCGCGCATCAAAAGTAAATTTCCGAAAACTGTCACTTGAGGAAACGTCCCCCTCGAATGAAAACAAATGCGTTGTATCAAGCCGGACAACAGGCGGCTTTGGTGCGGACAAGTTTTTATTTGGGAGATAGAAGATCATGTTTCGCAAAACCCTGATGGCTGCAGCAGCAGTGTTTGCCCTTGGCAGCACCGCCAATGCCGCAACCGAAATCACATGGTGGCACGCAATGGATGGCGCACTTGGGGGTGTCGTTGACCAGATTGCAGCCGACTTCAATGCCAGCCAGGACGAGTACAAGGTTGTTGCCATCAATAAAGGTGGCTACGAAGATACGATGACTGCCGGTATCGCGGCGTTCCGCGCGAAAAACCAGCCGCATATCATCCAGATTTTTGATGCCGGTGCTGCAACCATCATTAACGCAAAGGGTGCGACCTATCCGGTTGCCGATTTGCTGCAGAAATATGGTGTTGGCTTCGACATCAATGATTATATCCCGGGTGTCCGCTATTTCTATGCTGACTCGAACGACAAGATGATCGGCATGCCGTTCAACAGTTCGACCCCGCTTTTGTATTTCAACAAGGATGCACTTGCCAAAGCCGGTGTCGAAGTTCCGAAAACCTGGCAGGAATTCGAAGAGGTAGCGCCAAAGTTGAAAGAAGCGGGCTATGAAGGTCTTGCTGAATTGCACAGCCCTTGGATTTTCTTCGAGAACTTCATGTCCCGTCATAACCTGCAGATGGCAACTGCTAATAACGGTTACGACAGCACCGATGTGAAGCTGCTCTATAACAACGATGCGCTGAAAGATCACTGGCAGCACGTCAAAGAGTGGAAAGATGCCGGTTACTTTGGCTATTATGGCCGTGCATGGGGTGCAAACCAGGATGCCTTCCTGCAGCAGAAAGCCGCAATGTGGATCGGTTCGTCCGGCTCGTTCGGTGGTTTGAAAAAATCTGCACAGTTTGAATTCGGTACCTCGACCCTCCCATATTGGGAAGGCGTTGGTGATGCGCCAAAATCCACCTTTATCGGTGGTGGGTCGCTGTTCGCTTTTTCCGGTCACTCGGATGAAGAATATAAAGGCGTTGCCAAGTTCTTCGAATTCCTGACAAAGCCGGAAACCCAGTATTACTGGCACAAGGAAACCGGCTACGTTCCTATCACGACCGCTGCTTACGAGCTGGCCAAGAAAGATGGCTATTACAAAGAAAGCCCGGACGCTGAAGTAGGCATCCAGCAGCTGTCTGAAGAAGGTGGCGAGTGGACCAAGGGTTACCGTCTTGGTTTCTATGTCCAGATCCGTGAGGTTATCTATCGCGAAGTCGATAAGATGATGAATGGTGAAGCAACCATTGATCAGGCCTTTGCCGCGATTGAGGAAGAAGGCAATGCGTTGCTGAAACGCTTCAACGACACCTATTCGAACTAATCAGTATCTCGCTGACAGGGCGGCTTTAAACAGCCGCCCTGTTTTTCGATTCCTGGACCAGTCTTGGGGTTGCGTCAGCAATGAAACGCGTACAATTCGGGCATAGCCCGGTTCCTTATTTTTTTATCGCACCACAAATTCTGATTATTGCGATATTTTTCCTGTGGCCCGCGGCCCAGGCCGTTTATCAGTCTTTTCTGCTTGAAGACGCATTCGGTCTGTCTTCCCAGTTTGTATGGTTCCGAAATTTCGAAGATGTACTTGCCAGTGGGGCTTGGCTTCAGTCTGCGATATTCACCGCAGTCTTTTCCTTTCTTGTGGCCTTTATTTCCATTGCGATTTCGCTGTTTCTGGCGGTTCGCGCCGATGAAGTTATACGCGGAGCCAAGTCATACAAGACGCTTTTGATGTGGGGGTACGCCGTTGCGCCGCCTGTGGCCGGCTTGCTGGGCAATATGTTGTTCAATCCGCTGATGGGCGACCTTTATAAGCTGTTCAACAGTTTCGGTTTCGAATTCAACCACATCCAGAATGCTGGCGATGCCGCCTTTGTCGTGACGCTGATTGCGGTCTGGAAACAGGTCAGTGTAAATTTCATCTTCTTCCTTTCGGGCTTGCAAGGGATTCCGAAATCGGTAACCGAAGCGGCGACACTGGATTGTAAAAGTGCCGAACGCCGTTTCTGGACAATTACATTTCCGCTTCTGGCGCCGACGACTTTCTTCCTTATGGTCATTAATCTGACTTACGCGTTCTTCGAGACATTCGGGATCATTGACGTTTCGACCAAAGGATCGCCCGGCGGTTCAACCGCGACCCTTGTTTACAAGGTATATGTTGACGGGTTCCTTGGCGCGGATATGGGCGGCAGTTCGGCGCAATCGGTATTGCTGATGATTATGGTAAGTGTGCTTACCGTGTTCCAGTTCCGCTTTATCGAACGCAAAGTGCACTATTAGGGGGACGCGTCATGTATCAGTCAAAGTGGCGTACAATCACCAATCACCTGATCCTGATCATTGGATCGTTGTTCATGATCCTGCCTGTCTGGATTGCATTGGTGTCTTCAACTCATACTCGCGAGTATCTTTTCCAGCATGGTTTGCAGTTCTGGTTTGGTGGGCATTTCATTGAGAATTACGGGGCAATCCTGTTTGACAGCGCCGCAACCAAGGGGCGGGTAACCGCACTTGAAATGTTGTTTAACAGCATGGTCCTCGGGCTTGGTTTTGCAATTGGTAAGGTTATCATTTCAATGATGGCGGCCTATGCGATTGTCTATTTCCGGTTCAGACTGGCGGTGCCACTATTTTGGGTCATTTTCGCGACGCTTTTACTGCCGCTTGAGGTCCGTATCGTACCGTCTTACGAAGTCGTCGCTAATCTTGGTTTGCTTAATACCTATACGGGCTTGATTCTGCCTTTGATTGCTTCGGCAACCGGCACATTCTTCTTCCGGCAGTTTTATCGGTCGGTGCCCGATGAATTGCTCGAGGCCGCACGTTTGGATGGGGCAGGGCCGTTACGGTTTTTCATCGATATTCTGGTACCACTTTCGGTCACCATGATCGCAGCGATTTTCATCATCATGTTCGTTGTTGGCTGGAACCAGTATCTGTGGCCGTTGCTGATGACGACCGATGATCAGCTTTATACCATCGTGATCGGGATCAAGCAGGTTTACAACTCGCTCTATGAAGGCGGGCAGATACCGCAATTCCCCAAGGCATTCGCACTGACAATCATGGCGACCATTCCGCCAGTACTGGTGGTGGTAATTTTCCAGCGCATGTTCGTCAAAGGTCTGGTCGAAACCGAAAAATAGGCTCGATCAATCTATTTGATGTCAGTGATTTAAAATACACAGATCCGCATACAGGATACGAAAATGGCAACTGTTACCCTTAATCGGGCTGAAAAAACCTACGCCAACGGCTTTAAGGCCCTGCATGGTATTAATCTAGAAATTGGTGACGGGGAATTCACCGTTCTGGTGGGGCCGTCCGGCTGCGGAAAATCGACACTTCTGCGCATGATTGCCGGGCTTGAAGGCATTTCAAGCGGCGAGATCAAGATTGACGACCGGGTGGTGAACAATGTCGCCCCTGCTGATCGTGATATCGCCATGGTGTTTCAAAACTACGCGCTTTATCCGCATATGACCAATTACGCCAACATGGCTTATGGGCTCAAGAACCGCGGATACAGCAAAGTCGAGATCGACACCCGCGTTCGTGATGCAGCGAAGATTTTGCAACTTGACGATTATCTGGAACGTAAACCACAGCAGCTTTCAGGCGGTCAGCGCCAGCGCGTTGCGATGGGCCGCGCGATCGTGCGTGAACCCAAAGTCTTTTTGTTTGACGAACCGTTGTCCAACCTTGATGCCAAATTGCGTGTTGATATGCGACTTGAAATCAAGAACCTTCAGCAACGCCTTGGTATTACATCTGTTTATGTGACTCATGATCAGGTTGAAGCCATGACATTGGCAGATCGCCTGATTGTCATGAATGCCGGTATCGCCGAACAGATCGGTACGCCGATTGAAATCTATGAAAAGCCTGCCAGCCTGTTCGTTGCAAGCTTCATCGGATCACCATCAATGAATTTCCTTGATGGAAGGGTTGCGGATGACAAAAGCCATGTTGTTCTGGGCGATGGCAGCAAGATCGATCTCGACCACGTTATTGACGCAGGCCGCGATCTTGTCGTTGGCGTGCGCCCGGAACATTTCACGCTTAAGGCCGATGGTAGCGGTGCATTGAAAGCCCGGGTTCGCATGATCGAATCACTGGGGGCGGAAACCTTGATATATCTTGAGTTCGGCAAGAAGAATGAAAATGTGACCTTGCGTATGCAAGGCACACATCAGTTTGATAAAGGGCAGGAATTGTCGCTGGCAACCAGTGCAAATCTGGTTCACCTGTTCGACAAGGACAGTGGTAAACGCCTTTGATTTTATAGTTCCCTGGTCCGTCGTAAGACGGTCTGCAGCGGCCCCGGTGCATTCATTGCGCCGGGGCTGTTTTATGAGATCACACTTGTTTGGAACGGGTGATTTTGTTCTTGTCTCCATACGGGTAAACAGGTAGTTCCTAGGCGCTTACAAACGCAGGAGCATCACGTGAACGCCGAACAGAAACAGGCTCTTTATCAGGAAGCCGAAAAAGAACTGATCAGCATCACCGAAGGCGAAAAAAACGTCACAGCCCTGATGGCAACGGTTAGCTGCATTCTGGCGCAAAAGTTCGACTATTATTTCTGGACAGGCTTCTATATCGTTGATCCGGAGAAAGAAAATGAACTGGTCGTTGGGCCGTATCAGGGAACTTTGGGCTGCCTGCGTATTCCGTTTGGCCGTGGTGTCTGCGGTACGGCTGCTGCGACGCTTGAAACCCAGCTTGTTGAAGATGTGCATGCCTTTCCCGGGCATATTGCCTGTGACAGCCGGTCGAACTCCGAAATCGTGGTGCCGGTTCTGAATGCGCAAGGACAGTTGATTGCGGTGCTTGACGTCGATAGTGTCGACATCAGCTCGTTCGACGAGACTGATCGCGTCGCACTTGAAACTTTAATGCAGCGCATTTTTGCGCAATGATAACTCACCAGTTTCGTACATACGAAACGGCGGACAACACAAACTTTGGAAGATAACCCATGGCTGGCAGTGTCAATAAAGTCATTCTCGTCGGGAACCTCGGCCGCGACCCTGAAATCCGTTTCACCCAGGCGGGCAAAAAGATTGCCAATTTCAGCATTGCGACTTCGGAACAATGGCGTGACCGTCAGTCGGGTGAGCGCCGCGAGCGCACCGAATGGCATCGTATTGTCGTCTTCAACGAAGGCCTTGCCGACGTTGTCGAGCGCTTTGTGAAAAAAGGCAGCAAGCTTTACATCGAAGGCCAGCTCCGCACCCGCAAGTGGCAGGGACAGGATGGCAAGGACAACTACACCACCGAGATCGTTCTTGAAGGCTTTAACTCGAACCTGACCATGCTGGATAACCGCGGCGAAGGCGGCGGAATGGGTGGTGGTTCCGG is part of the Thalassospira lucentensis genome and harbors:
- a CDS encoding extracellular solute-binding protein, which codes for MSKKHGALRGSLLGLTALAGMVMLGQTAQAEELRLLTWGGYVPDDVVAEFEAETGIDVEVTLSNNEEMISKLRATGGGGFDLAQPSQDRIASAQLEHNIYKPIDLSKIDASLFIPSMLEATKANTTLDGEVYGVPQIWGTDGLVLNTAEASTVKDYIDLCSDEVAGKVSYRLRRPTLIAFAFSMGMDPFAAYNDEAAYQEILDKVEAKLIECKPNVKTYWEGSDSLLNLIRSGEVVAAMAWDAGGWTLNNDNPDMNFVAPSSGALGWVDTFAIPRKAENEEAAYKWINFVMKPEIAARITAASSYYTASNGASSLLDEAQRKQFETSFPQEALDNINWYPPVPAGLEAIEGKTLDRVKAAQSN
- a CDS encoding ABC transporter ATP-binding protein; translation: MLLLDEPLGALDLKLREHMKVELKQLQHEIGTTFVYITHDQSEALVMSDQVAVMNAGRFEQVGAPQDLYYNPQTAFVAGFVGESNRWKGTVGTTQDDQIMINLPTGGSVVASCTVHPELSEGQTVDVFVRPEAIAIDGQGKTDNAIGAKVENVLFNGAASSVQVRDSATGHEMTVALPQTGAFANLKVGDTVNLTWAAEQTRCFAAPEKLGTAA
- a CDS encoding ABC transporter permease gives rise to the protein MTTSASTGKAGAMRFGALLLAMPLLLWLFLLVILPHVDLLLVSLRERISYGKYEFSLINYIEFFVEPLYWNTYVRTAVMSLMATALTLIIGFPVSYYIANVMRGKGKNVLFLLCLIPFWVSELVRTFGWMILLRESGVISNFLQWTGIADGPVEMLYNDATIMVGLVYTSMLFMVVPLVSVLDSLDDSLIEAGYDLGGNAFTVTRDIVIPHAMPGIASGCIVVFMLTLGNYLTPNLLGGKDSLWFTEQIYTQFITRFNWESGSAFGFLLLVLSSLIVWIGLKLSRQTLSETVS
- a CDS encoding ABC transporter permease, encoding MIPSIPQPRFYKGIYTGYIALFFIYLSAPLIVVGVFAFNDSLFPSMPWEGATLKWFFGSEGPYIGIFNDSKLLESVGVSAFVALCVTLLSVTVGTCNAFLFERAQFPGKNLLYVVALSPLVIPGVILGISILVFSNAIANGVEETIGWDLDFLRPGLFLVIIGQFAFITTITTLVISARLRKFDISLEEAALNLGATRQAALWTITIPFLKPALVGAGIVAFLMSFENFNTTLMLVGSDAPLTIAMFDRLKQGSTPVLNALSLLLMIVSGGLALLSVFVQRDKNTS
- a CDS encoding extracellular solute-binding protein; the encoded protein is MFRKTLMAAAAVFALGSTANAATEITWWHAMDGALGGVVDQIAADFNASQDEYKVVAINKGGYEDTMTAGIAAFRAKNQPHIIQIFDAGAATIINAKGATYPVADLLQKYGVGFDINDYIPGVRYFYADSNDKMIGMPFNSSTPLLYFNKDALAKAGVEVPKTWQEFEEVAPKLKEAGYEGLAELHSPWIFFENFMSRHNLQMATANNGYDSTDVKLLYNNDALKDHWQHVKEWKDAGYFGYYGRAWGANQDAFLQQKAAMWIGSSGSFGGLKKSAQFEFGTSTLPYWEGVGDAPKSTFIGGGSLFAFSGHSDEEYKGVAKFFEFLTKPETQYYWHKETGYVPITTAAYELAKKDGYYKESPDAEVGIQQLSEEGGEWTKGYRLGFYVQIREVIYREVDKMMNGEATIDQAFAAIEEEGNALLKRFNDTYSN
- a CDS encoding ABC transporter permease subunit, which gives rise to MKRVQFGHSPVPYFFIAPQILIIAIFFLWPAAQAVYQSFLLEDAFGLSSQFVWFRNFEDVLASGAWLQSAIFTAVFSFLVAFISIAISLFLAVRADEVIRGAKSYKTLLMWGYAVAPPVAGLLGNMLFNPLMGDLYKLFNSFGFEFNHIQNAGDAAFVVTLIAVWKQVSVNFIFFLSGLQGIPKSVTEAATLDCKSAERRFWTITFPLLAPTTFFLMVINLTYAFFETFGIIDVSTKGSPGGSTATLVYKVYVDGFLGADMGGSSAQSVLLMIMVSVLTVFQFRFIERKVHY
- the ugpE gene encoding sn-glycerol-3-phosphate ABC transporter permease UgpE, encoding MYQSKWRTITNHLILIIGSLFMILPVWIALVSSTHTREYLFQHGLQFWFGGHFIENYGAILFDSAATKGRVTALEMLFNSMVLGLGFAIGKVIISMMAAYAIVYFRFRLAVPLFWVIFATLLLPLEVRIVPSYEVVANLGLLNTYTGLILPLIASATGTFFFRQFYRSVPDELLEAARLDGAGPLRFFIDILVPLSVTMIAAIFIIMFVVGWNQYLWPLLMTTDDQLYTIVIGIKQVYNSLYEGGQIPQFPKAFALTIMATIPPVLVVVIFQRMFVKGLVETEK
- a CDS encoding sn-glycerol-3-phosphate import ATP-binding protein UgpC — encoded protein: MATVTLNRAEKTYANGFKALHGINLEIGDGEFTVLVGPSGCGKSTLLRMIAGLEGISSGEIKIDDRVVNNVAPADRDIAMVFQNYALYPHMTNYANMAYGLKNRGYSKVEIDTRVRDAAKILQLDDYLERKPQQLSGGQRQRVAMGRAIVREPKVFLFDEPLSNLDAKLRVDMRLEIKNLQQRLGITSVYVTHDQVEAMTLADRLIVMNAGIAEQIGTPIEIYEKPASLFVASFIGSPSMNFLDGRVADDKSHVVLGDGSKIDLDHVIDAGRDLVVGVRPEHFTLKADGSGALKARVRMIESLGAETLIYLEFGKKNENVTLRMQGTHQFDKGQELSLATSANLVHLFDKDSGKRL
- a CDS encoding GAF domain-containing protein; translated protein: MNAEQKQALYQEAEKELISITEGEKNVTALMATVSCILAQKFDYYFWTGFYIVDPEKENELVVGPYQGTLGCLRIPFGRGVCGTAAATLETQLVEDVHAFPGHIACDSRSNSEIVVPVLNAQGQLIAVLDVDSVDISSFDETDRVALETLMQRIFAQ
- the ssb gene encoding single-stranded DNA-binding protein, with the protein product MAGSVNKVILVGNLGRDPEIRFTQAGKKIANFSIATSEQWRDRQSGERRERTEWHRIVVFNEGLADVVERFVKKGSKLYIEGQLRTRKWQGQDGKDNYTTEIVLEGFNSNLTMLDNRGEGGGMGGGSGSGGGYGADNGGGYGGGSDAGWGNSGSSSGSGSAPAGAPDLDDEIPF